A segment of the Candidatus Cloacimonadota bacterium genome:
AAACCCCTCCCATCCCTGTAGATATCAGGAGTGATCAATATCAATCCGGGGATCTCAAGCTTTTGTAATTTCAAACGGCATCCCTCTGGTGGAGCTATTATGCCAATTCCCTCTGGATCCCAGATCAAGTCCGGGATGACGATCCGCTCGGAAACTCAGTTTGTTACCTGTCATCCCGGGCTTGACCCGGGATCCAGAACCTCAATGTCATCCCGGCGAAGGCCGGGATCCAGTTCATTTTTGTTTCAAAAATCCAAACCATCATCTATTGTACTGCGACACCAGTTCCGGACTTGCCAGAATGGTCTCCAGATAGGAACGGTAGTCACACCGGGGTAGCGATTCTATAAGTCGGTTGAATCCCTCCTTGCCAACAAAGCCCATCATGTAGGCCACCTCTTCCACGCAGCCCACTTTCAGGCCCTGGCGTTTTTCGATGGCGCCAATGAATTGGGATACTTCCAGCAGAGCCTGAGGTGTGCCGGTATCCAACCAGGCCATACCCCGTCCCATGATCTGCACGTCCAGGTCTCCGCGCTCCAGATAGACCCGGTTCAGGTCGGTGATCTCCAGTTCGCCCCGGGTTGAGGGTTCCAGCTTGCAGGCAATTTGTGCCACCTCATTGTTATAGACGTACAGACCCACCACCGCGTAGTTGGATTTTGGCATCGCCGGCTTTTCCTCCAGGGAAACGGCTTTTCCCATCTGGTCAAACTCAACCACCCCGTAGCGCTGGGGATCGTTTACGTAATAACCAAACACGGTAGCTCCCCGGTTCGATCTAAGAGCTTCGCGCAGAAAGTCCAGATTACCGTAAAAGATGTTGTCGCCGAGGATCAGGGTAACATCATCTTTTCCGATGAACTCTTTTCCCAGAATGAAGGCTTCGGCTATCCCTTTTGGCCCGGGTTGCAACTTGTAGCTGATCTTCAGCCCCAGATGCGAGCCGTCCCCGAACAGCTTTTGGTAAAAGGGTATGGTCTCCGCGTTGCTGATGATCATGATCTCCAGGATCCCTGCCAGCATCAGGGTGGAAAGCGGATAGTAGATCATGGGCTTGTCGTAGATCATCACCAGTTGCTTGCTGTAGCAAAGCGAAGTTGGATACATGCGGGAGCCGGCCCCGCCGGCCAGGATGATACCTTTCATTATTGGTCCCTGTTTAATCCACTAATATCACGAGTTAAACAAAAAAGGATTGGTTGAGAAAGTCGAGAAAGTTTAGAAGGTTTGTAAGGAGTCAATTCACCCAGTCTTTCCAACCTTCTCAACCCTCTAAACTCTCTCAACCTTCTAAACCTTCTAAACCAAACTCATTGAATTCCCGCCCCAGGAACCGGAGTGAACCTTCTGGGCTGGTGAATCACATAATAGCCGCATTCTTGTCCTGGAGGATAATTGGGATTGTCAGTACCGTCAAGGAGGTAGTCGTCCACATTGGCCGGAAGCCAGTAGTTGTTGGTGGCATCCACGTCATCATATACGTATGTATAATATGGAGGAGCGTCATTTTGCCTGATCACAACAAAATACTGGGCAGTACGGTAGAAATCGTTGTAGTTGATCTGCATTGTGCCCAATGGACGTATGGTCCAGCGTGTGGAGTAATAGAATTTGTTATAAGCAATGATTTCATTGCCGCTCCCTTGGTGCACATCGATCATGCCATGTTCAAACTCATTATGAGTAATAGAACCTGAACAGGTCAAATTGGCCACGCCAAATCTGGAATTGTAAAAATAGTTGTTGTTTATATCAAAATCTCCAATAATTGATATGCTTATCCCGTAGCCTTGATTCATGAAAACGCAGGAGGATACATCAAATGGCCCCGGCTGAGAGCTGAACAACTGAAATCCCATGTTGGCACAGTCAGCTGTGATCACATTGCTGATGCTGGCGTTCCCCTGCAAAATCGATAGTCCCGTGTTACCGTGTTGCATGAGCATATTGTTCACTACACAATAGTCGTTGAAGACGCCCACAGTGTTGGCGAAATAGCGCACTATCCCCCCCTGTAGCCGAGAGTCTTCGCCCCGCAACTCCAGACCGCCAAAATAGTCGTCGGGTCCCAATTCCAACGCAGAGGTTGTGAATGCCTCCCTGGCCGGCAGTATCCTCCAAGCGTCATTGATATCACTGGCTTCCACAGTAATGAACCCACCATAGGCCTTGAAGGAGCTGCCAGGCCCCATGTAGATCCGGGACCCGGGCTGTATTGTCACCGTGCCTGTGAAGGAAGCAGTTTCCCCTATAAAATAACAGTGGTCCCTCTTAAACACCACGTCCTCGCTATGATATGTACCCAGAATGGTTACAGGAAACAGCTCCAGGCTGCCCAGGTCCATTTCCTGACCTGCTTCCAGCGAGAGGCCGCAAATATACCTTACCCCCCATTGCGGGCTGATGAATGCCAGATTATAGGCGCCGGGTGTGATTTCTTCCAGATCGAAGCTGCCATCTGCTCCGCTGGTTGTCAGTTTCAATGGTTCCTCTCCCCGGTGGTCAAACTCTGTCTCCTGGCTGATGGTCACCCCGATTTGAGGATACTTGGTGTTCAGTCTTACAATGGTGGTATCCAGTACTGCCGGCGCATACAGCGCGATGGTGACCCCCGCAAAATCCACCGGGTCCAGCAGCGGATCTCCGCTGTCGTTGGTCAGGACCACCCTCCCCACCAACTTGGCTGTCGTGGGCTTGGTGCAGGATGAACAGCCCAGCAGAGCCAACAGGAAAAACAGGCTCAGCAAGGATAATACTGGGATGCCACTATAAAGGGAGATTCTTTTCATTATGCCTCCTCAAGGGTGCTAATGCTTTGCCCAGAATTCTTCCAAAAAACCTCTTTGACGAACCATAGGGCTACCAGCGCCACCATAAAATCCAAAGGCAGGCGGTAACGCTCCATGGGCCAGACCATCAGTGTATGGACCAGGCTGTGGAACAGCGGCAGGCCAGCCAGCAGCAGGATTCGCCATCTTCGCCTGATGAAAGCGAGCACACAGCCC
Coding sequences within it:
- the rfbA gene encoding glucose-1-phosphate thymidylyltransferase RfbA, coding for MKGIILAGGAGSRMYPTSLCYSKQLVMIYDKPMIYYPLSTLMLAGILEIMIISNAETIPFYQKLFGDGSHLGLKISYKLQPGPKGIAEAFILGKEFIGKDDVTLILGDNIFYGNLDFLREALRSNRGATVFGYYVNDPQRYGVVEFDQMGKAVSLEEKPAMPKSNYAVVGLYVYNNEVAQIACKLEPSTRGELEITDLNRVYLERGDLDVQIMGRGMAWLDTGTPQALLEVSQFIGAIEKRQGLKVGCVEEVAYMMGFVGKEGFNRLIESLPRCDYRSYLETILASPELVSQYNR